TTCAACCTCGGCAGCCACAGCATCTCTTTTTACTTCTCCTTGGCTGATGAAGAGGTACAGATACCTCAAATCAgtaatatacacacatatacaatatacatagtaatatacacattaaaaaatctCAACTTTTGCTTAGCACAGTCAACATCTGCTTAACAAACTTTGGTTTACCCTCAAAGGATAGCCACTGGGAAACTATATGTCTCAATGAGCATGAAGTCCAAAGCTACACTGTAAAAGGTAATGTATACACAAAGGCCAATGCATATGTGCCTGCTCGCATTCACTGAATTTTTATTTGCATGCGACTTTGCCATTTCGTATAAGTATTTGCTCTAATAAAAAATTTCTTAATGTCCAGAGGAGGGTAAGAGGCAGGTCTTGCAGATCAAGCTGTCAGAGGTGGTCATTGTTGGTGCAGCTGAAGGATCCACTCTTACGATCCATTTCAGCTCCTCGCTGGACATCCTGCAGGCTGTGCAAAATGTCTATGGacacagcaaaaataaagtAGAGTCTATCTGTCTTTACTGAATTTTCTTGCTACACCACAATAGATACATGACAAGTAAATTCTAAGGTATACATTAATGTTAAAAAGACTTTCACAACAAGTGGAAAAGTCTATATTTTCCACTGATAGAATGGGGCTCCAAACAGAAGCTAAACTGTGGTCATGATGAATTTAAGTATTTGGATTAAGACTTTCTTCTTCCGTCAGGGCTCATCTGTAGTGAAAGCTACAGCTAGATCTTTAATGGAGAACAACACTCAGGTAAACATTGGTTTGTCAACGTAATGCTCTTATTGTACTTCTGTAATAATTAGTTGTCATCTCAGATTCCAGTGTTTATTAAACTGTCAATATTTGAGCTGGAGTTGGGTTTAAATGGTAAATTGACTGGTTCCTATAGCGCTTTTGTCCTCTGATTCTCAAAGCGCTTTATGCTTCAGTGCTTTCTGTATCTTCTCCCCAAGGACATTTGGTAGTGTAATATATTGAAatgtataatatttattattaatttaaatcGAAATTATAATGGGTGCAAGCttttgtgtgtgggtttttttattCATGTGGTTTTATTGTATCAGAAATCTTTTGTTAATGTCTAAAAAGATTTTTCATCCTGTATGTTCATCTTTTTTTAGGTTGTTCCAGAGAGCCAGGTGTCTCTTGGTGAAAGTGAAAAAAGTACTGTCAACTACGTTTTACCTGCTACAGCTGCACCAGCACAGGTAGagatttaaattttaaattacaGACAGTTTAGACTAGACAGGAAAATGGAGTGGGAGCAGGGGCATACCATGATTGATATCAACATAAAGTTAAGTCAGTGAAGGCAGTGTTTTAGCTTACTTTACAGAAGTGTGCATATTTTTCCTGGTATTTCTGGGTATGAACAAAATTCTGCTTTATAAATTAAACCCCACTGAAAACGGTTAAAATACTAGCTGCTTCTAGAGATATGCAGGAAAATCCCTGTAATGTGTATAATATTATTTAATGTAGCAATGCAACACATACAGCACATGCAACTACCTGCAAAATAAGAAGGAAAGCAGAAAAAGATCAGTTCAGAGAAAACGAATGAGTCAAAACACAAGTTGGAAGTTAACGAAGATTGATACAACAAACAATTCCTCAGCTAAAGTCAGTATTTGCAAATATTTATCCATTTATTAATATAAATGTTAACAGCTACACTCTAACATCTTTTTTAAGGCTGGCATCAGTTATATAATGAAAGTGTAAGACAACTCTTGGTTGTGATACTTCAATAGAAAGGCACACCTGAAACTtaacagcagagggagcacaCAAGCCACCAAATAAATATTGAGCAGTATTTTCCTCACCATGGATTAAACACTAAATTCCTCTTAAACACAGAAGTTATTCTGTAAAGACTTCTGTGTTATTATTGATGTGAAATAAAATCTACAAAACAGACCATCATAAAGATTTATAGACATCTGATTTTCCCTCCAGGTGGTCACCCCAGCCAAGATGAAGATTTCTGAGGCCACTGCCTTTTTTAGCAGCGGCGGAGCTGGAAGTGTGCATCGTTCCTTCTCTCTTGCATCAAGTAGGTGACAGTACAAAGTGTGAAGAACTGCAGCCACACCAATTCCAGCAATTGTACTAAGTTACAGGCTTTATTTTATTGGTGAGAGAAATAAATGGGCTACATCACAAGAATAAacataatcacaaaaacaactaaatataCAAGTTGtgaaagaagacaaaaagaacACCCTATACAAgtaatttttgcttttttttaatagacTGTATTATAACTCTTTAGAGTATGGATAGAGTAAACATGTAAAGATACTAGAGCTGAATCAGATTCCTCATGTCCTTTGGGGTTAGTTTAGTTCGTATGTAAATACTAAGTAGTTATTATGTGTCCAGTTGTTTCATTTGTGCTCAGTTGTATCATTCTCAACCACTGAATAAATCCTGAATGAGTATGATATTTTTTGTCCTCCTTTTTAGACACTCCAGCCAATGGCATTGGAACAGAAAAGTCACCTCTTGAAGTGGTTAGTTCACATATCACCACTGTTAAGAACTGCAGTCATAGCAGCTACTCTTTAATGTATTCAGTATTAAGTTTTAGTTATACTctgattatattgctttatactgtaagtcCTTGCATACCGCACAAATAGTGTAAAgtaaatgttcatgtttttgtaATGTGTACTGTTTAGCCAAGTTAGGAGTAGTTATACACCAGGTCCAGGAAATTCAGTTATTCAGTTACTATCGATGTGATGCATCTCTACAGAGCACAGCCTCTAAACCGGCCATCAAGAATAAAGGTGACAAATACAAAAAGGTACAGTCTATCTATAaatgatttaatttttaaatttttttttttactactgtTGCTACTTTTGCATGATCTTTTTAACCTTTTTGATTAAAGGAGACCATAATATGATCCAGCTGTGTAAAAAGGGGTTTTGCTTTTCACGTTTCTTAATAATTCGATGTTTTAACTACCTAGACTTATCTAGACCTCCTCTGGTCACCTAACCATTGAATTTCCATCAGGGTACtggtttgttcttttttttgtttgtttggttaatGCTCATAGCCTGATGTAAAGACATAATTTCCACACAGTCAGAATAAAGTGATGTAAAAATCGTTGCTGTTGGGTTCTTAACAATGCAGTCAGTGCAGCAATTATAAGCAACAGAGGATTTAGTATGAGGCACAAAGTAAATAACTGTGTTCTGCTAAATATGAAATATCATACAGTTTCATTTGCTGTCATTTGCAGAGCATACCACTGAAAGATGCTGTGAACATGGTTCTGGCTGAACAAGGAGGAGAAAAATCCAGAGGTatgatataaatatattttcattgttttttgctTAACTCAGAAATAAACTGTATTATCTTTGTTACATACAGCTTTATTTGTTTAAAGACTCAACCCATTACTGGCCTTTTCACTTGCAGAGGAGAATTTTGTGCCTGACACCCAACCCCAAACTGGGAGTAACATGCAAGTATCATGAAGAACCTCCAGTCTGTTTGCATAGCTGCATAGCCAGTGTTCTGATTGATATCTGTATGTAATGGGTCTATCTGagtatatttatgtttttatttaaattacagGGCTTCTAATTGGCACAAATTTTCAGTTTCAAAAATGCTGATGATGCCAACACAGAAAACGAGTTCCCTGCCAAGATCTGGTAAACTAAGGCGGCAAAAAATATCTTCAGTATCGCTAAAATTATGAAACTGTCATTGTACATTACAGCTagtaaaatatacaaaaaacaagCTAGTTAAATGTTAATGCCATTAACAATTATCAGGGTTTTGATTACAGTTATTTTCCTCTCTTTAGAACCTTGTTCAGCTATGCTGCGTCCTCAGGAGCGCTCCTTATCATCGAAGTGGTCAGTTTCAGCCTCGAGCTCAGTCTGCCAAAAGCAACTGCATATCCAGCTCAGCGAGCGACTGCAGCAGGTCCTTAAGGAGAGGAACAAAGACTCTCCACCTCCTGAAGCATCTGATATCAGAAGGGACTCGAATGAAACAAATGCAGAAGACCAGTATGTTTCCTCATTATGTACTTCCAAGCCGCAACATGCCCAGAGCAATGGCCGTGCAAAAAGGAAGAGCAAGGGCCAGACGTCACTGGAGACTAGTGCTGTTCTCCAGACCTCCACAACTAAAACtctaaaggagaaaaaaacactcaaatCTGAAACTGAAAGTAAGAGGGCTCAATTAGACAAAGAAAAGGTATGACTTCTGTGAAGTTTATGCAGCTTAATGTCAAGTCCAAAATTCTTGTTAAGAattaaggttttttttgtttctttggtttttttattccttcaaaTTTCTGCTCTCAGAGAGACTCAGAGGCTGCAGGCAGCATGGTGAAGCTCATCTCTAGCCGCTATAAGGATAATGGCCAatctaaagaaaaacacacttcTGAAAAGCTCACTCAGAACTGGTTTCCTTCTCTTGTCAACAGGTATGAACATTTAGGGCTGtaatttttccattttaaatttcCACTTCAATAATGTCATTAATGGAGTTGTTTTTGTAGTAGAACAATCTTCAATATGAGCTGGCTATCAACTGGAAAAGTAAGTGATCAATATTTGAATTATGTCTAGGATTAATTTgagtaatttttaaaatatagtttttaaaaaaaacattgaaagcacttttctgtatttattttactaaAGATAATTTATTGATTCATTTGATGTATTTTAGAGAGAAACATCCAGAAACCCAATTACATCCTACAGCAGAACCAAAACAAACTCTGTGAGGCGGAGGTAATCTAAGTCgattaaaacatttcaaagaTATTTGAAGATAGATTTGTCTTTCAGTGAATGTAATAGTTTTTTCCCCTGTTGTATAGAGATGACGTTTTTGCATTCAGGACCAATACACCCCTCAGTTCTGAGGTAAGTGTTACTAATGTGAGTCAGTTTTATGTATTGACATGTATCAGCATGAGAACTTAGAAAATTCAGGATTAAAGTTAACAGTCTTGTTTCACTTATTTCATTTTAGAAGGAGAACATAAACACCTGTGGCATACAGAGCAAGTAGGCCCCATTGAGAATGTTCTGTGACTTTTATTTGtcttaaatattaatattttgttacaaatcTTTCTTAAATCTATACTTCCCATATTGTTTGACAGTGGCATCCACTCCTCGGTACTCCTCAGCACAACCAAGAAAGAGCAGCCTATGGCGAAAGTAGGCATTCATTGTATGTTTGTGGAAACATTTTCTTCATGCTTGTGTACTCATGTCTGTCCTCTGCTGTATTCTGTGTTACAGAAGAAGGGGCATGTAAAAAAGCACCTGTTTagtgacacagacacagaaaatgccACAACAGATCTCAGCTGGCTGAGAGAGTCAGCCACAAAGTCCAAGCCCAAGGTTATCAAATACTCCAGGCAGGCGCCCATCAAACCTAGACCTGTCCCACACCATGCTTCTGGTAGGCCATTAAAGTTACATTCAGACTCAAAGTCTGAAAATTGTTGCATCACGACTGTATGccaataaaattatttgaaaacATCAGTAATTGCATACAGGTTTTGTTTAATTACAGTTGAATCTCCAGATTTAGTCCCAACCTTTCCAAGAGCTGGATTGGGTAATAACAAACCAACTCAGGTAAGGAATGATTAATGTTTTTGTAAATTGTGTGCTACAAGCTGCACTATTTTAAGTAACCACAGTGTGTCACTGTTGTATCAGAAAAACGGGCGCATGAAAAGGGACCTTGGTCAGCCAAAGGAGAGAGTAAAGCTAGCAGCAGCACCTAGCAGACAACATGCAGCTACTAAGAGGCCCAAGAGAGTTGCAGCCGCCTCTACCAGAAGCTACAAAGAGCCAGATACTGATGACAGTCAGCCAGAAGAACCTGAGGATCCTCCTGCTACCAAGGCAGGAGACAGACTTCTTTTTCTTAAGCATTGttactgctttttgtttttgtttttttaaacggTTAACAGGtaccacttttcttttttaagtaatCCTATTGGCAACAGTGTCAAGAGTAAACAAAAGATGAAGCAGACAtgtttattaaaacattttgtaaatatatataGTGTAAAAAGGCAAACTTCATCCTGCCTCCACACATTATATTGAATATCAAAATGCCTTTTTTCATGGACTTTCATGGCCGTCCTTTCAATACTCTAAAGGTATACAATTTTAAGCTCAGGTGTAGAAAATATATTGCTCAGTCACAGTGTTAATAAACTACTCACTAAACCATAGTGagttttaaaaatacacatttcatctggtgaaaagacaaaaaaactaaCTTTCAAGCCAGTGCAACAATAATAATGTATATTTTGtacctttcttttctttataaatAGTACTCATTCTCTGCGAAAACCGTGGAAGTTCATGCAactcaaaaaaagaagaaaaagactgaCAGCACCCAGCAAATGGAAAACAATATAAACCCATGCGCAAAGAAGCCAGCCACTTCCAAGGTCATTTGTGTTTAATGTCATCTTTACTAAGTGGTTATGCGAGAAATGGCTGGAGCAAtatcatatttatttttcttctgaaTTTCAACAGAAATATTTTATAGACCAGCAGAGGAAGCATGAGAAAACCTCTGAGCGAGCAGCTGCTACCTACAGGAGAAAACGCAACAACAACCagtcagattttaaaaaacCTTCTGTACTTAAGGTAGGACATCAGTTCTGCACAGAAATGTTCTTATTACTTGTTGTCTTCAACTCACAGCTTTATATCTTTGCAGATACTAAGTGTTTATACACTTATATGTTATAGATGGGTAATTCAGAATTTACACAGCACATGTATCACGAACAAGTggtaaatttaaatgaaaaacgaTGACATCCATGGGCTAACAGCTTCTCAGTTACAAGGTAGAACTTCCCTAAACCATGCCCTGCTTTACCCCTTTGACTCAACAGGGGAAAGCAATTTATAAAGACGTTAAACTATCAGCTGAGACCAGAAACTCACTAGAAAAaccccagatttttttttttatcagaccTGGCAGCTATGTTTATCATATTTATACAGTCTTTGATCTGAATATATTTCAGTAGTTTATTATTTAACGTCAAAAGGagaaatttaattttttttggctGTATTTAGCTGAGAATATGCTGTGGTCTTAAATCTTCACCTGCAGATTGTGTTTCTGAATGGATTTCACAGTATAATATGTTGTCATAAATAACATACTTTGTTCTCCAGCAGAGGCctgaaaatgttcctcaagAAACTTCAAAATTGAAAAAGACAAATGCCCAAGAACAGATGAGTTCATTGAAGGATTCCTGGGTTACTTGCCAGACCTCTTTCTGTCCATCCCCTCCTCTCATGGAAAAGATGAGATGTAAGATACAATAAAAAACGACTCTCTAGCGTCAGAGTTAGATAAGAGCCATTTGATCCCTCTGACAGCTGCTAATGTctatttaatgtttaatgtttgatCAAATGGTTTGTTAATTCCATCACAGTGGTGACATGTATCATGACCCCAATTCCCCCCTGACAACCTTAGACACtgtcaataaaaacagaatgcagtgaTTTGTAAATCATATTAACCCATATTTTGTTCACAATAGAACACAGAAAATaacatattaaatgtttaaacggagatattttactatttcatgaaaaataataGCTCATTTTGGATTTGATGGAAGCAATAAAAGGCTGGTAAACTAAGTGTGCTTAAAATGAAACCACTGGAGAAAGATTATGCACTTAATTAGATTGATTGGCACAGGTTAGTAACGTGATTTGGGGGTAAAAAGTGCAtttctcagaagtaaagatgACAGGTTCACCTGAAATTCATTTCAAAATGAACTTgaattttttcttaaaatgataCATTTTTCACTTCTTTCTATTCTGAATTAAATATGGGtttatggtaaaatggtaaatggcctgtatttatatagcgctttactagtccctaaggaccccaaagcgcttcacatatccagtcatccacccattcacacacacattcacacactggtgatggcaagctacattgtagccacagccacaaATGATTTGAAAAGTTTATGAACTTTTCAAATCATTGGATTATGTTGTTATTTTTCACTGCATCGCAATTTTTTCAGAATTCAGGTTGTACTTAATAGTCATtttaacattgaaaaaaaaaagttttccttTAGTGACACATATTTTTTCTTCAGCAGAAGAGTGGATGGTAATCTTTGATTTTCATTATTGTGTAGAAACATTGACTCTCAAAAGGTGAGATCGTCAGAAATGCTAACTTAACGTATTACTCCGAGTCATAATGATGAGTCTCGTTATCTTtcttaacatttatatttgtaaaaaatTATACTCTTCACACAAAACCCCCTTTTTGTAACGCTGGTTCTTTATCAGCTGTTAGATATTTGTATAAACCCCTGTGAAACAATTTGGTGCCGGCAATGTGTGTTTCCATGGCAGTGAAACCTTTTCACTCTAAACACTTTATGTAAAGCATTGCATAAAGAAACCTTTTGCTCTCCAACCTCTATGTAGAGGAACTTGTGTATATTGACCTTCTACTCTTTGTCCAACTTCTAAAGCCAGCTGTTTGAACATCTGTGCTTATTTTGGATCCCCGCAGCTGCTGATAGGTCAGTCCCAACCTTGgatttgacctgctcccctcttCTCACCCCGCGGGGATCCCCGCTGCCTGCCTCCCCTAAGCCTTCTTGCCAAGACACCCCCTCGCCAGTCCTGCTGCTACCCAAACCTAAAGTCAGAAGTAAAGAAATGTGCAAGTCTTCTTTCTACACTGCAGAAAAGAATCATGGCTCATCCAAGACTCATTCTAAGCAGTCTGTCCCTTCTCTCACTTCACTTGGAGGACAAATCCCTGCACCTCCGACTGAACTTAGTGCAGCAAAGGTACATCACCTTTCTGACATATTATGGCACTGTGGTAAGGTATCTGTCAAGGgttaaaacagaaagaaagtgtTTTAGGGTAGAAAAATACTTGTTTCACATTCACCCTAAAAAACGGCACAGTGCAAAATATATGAGTATGGGTTTTTTCTAATTTGTTGAGTTGaaagcatatttttttttatttctgaacATTGCTTCAGCAAATAGTGGAGTATTCCAGTGTGGGTGGTGTTCTgttattaaagaaaataaataacaaagtaaGATGGAAAGGGTAGTCACACCTAACTCAGCAAAAAGGCCAGAAGGGAAAGAGTGAGGAGGCCTTATTGATTTAATTTTGTCTTTGCTCCTCTTTGTATAAAGTTAGTCCAGTATACTGCACATCTGTAGCGATCTGCCGTGGGCTGAGTTGTTAAATTCATCTGGACTCACCATAAAGATGTTTATACACTCATTTTGGCATCTTTGTCAGGTCTTTAAGCTATTCATGCACTAACTCTGCATAGATGTTATTGATGTCAGTCAACAGTCTTGTGAGAATCAGTAGCACAACTTGAATCGTAGTGTGAGTTATTATTTCACTGAAGTAAAAACGTAGGCCACTGACTTAAGCATGACTTAAGCTGAAATTCCCAGACTGTCCGAGAAAAATGTGGATAGGGATGACTGAAAATATAACTCCCTCCCCTTAAAAACCTTATTTTGAACCTTGTCCTTTATAAGCAACTGGAAAGTTTGATTTGCAAACTGCTAAATTCTACTCCAGACAGTTATTTTCTCTAACATGAGATGGCTACGGCTAAACGAAGCCATTCTTATGAGTTAGCCATGTGAGGAATTCCTAATAAATAGATCTTTTAATTATGGGGAAATGCACATGATGATTGAAATGACCTACTTAATGCCGTACAGAGCAGATAATGGCTTTGCAGCACTTAATCTGTGCTTCTTCATGCATTGTGTGAAAtgtctttttcatttattgtcACTTATCTATGGCAGACATGATCATTAGCTAACCACAAAACGAGttaccatattttttttttttgacattattTCTCATCACTTTCTGCCGCCTTCAATCTTCTATTTGTTTCCAGATTAGTACAATCGAACAGCATCTTTCTTCAGCACCTCATTCTCCTTTGTCCACTCGACCCCTGCTGACATCCACACTCCTTGAGCTGGACAAACCACCCTTGCCTTCTCCTGCTCTGTCACCATTTCCAAATGACACAATTAGCCATGGCCACTGCTGTAGTTTGAGTAATGTGTCTTCAGTATCCCAGATTTCACTAAGCTCATCATCTATTAACTCATCAGTACTCACCAGAAAAGTTAAGGACGGTCCCACTGTTGCCCTGGCTCTATCTGTTAAAGCGGAGGTATTGGCTCTTTACtgatttttggtttctttttttgattaatgtaactttacagctgaagaacaaaaaaaactttaagaaCACTAAATCACTCAAACTAACTAACTCATTACTGTCCTCCTGATAGATGACGCCACTGTCAGACCAAGACTCAAAACTCGCACAGTCTCATGTTTCAGgtaaaataaacgtttaacttgttttttgggggggtttgcCATAAATTTCCTGGTTGCTACAGTTTAATTCCACCGTTAGGTCCACTCTGCACCAAATTAAAGTTGCGCTTCATTATAAAATGGCATCCTATCTAATTGTCACATCTGATTTTTGAAACAGGGCCCAGCCGCAAGCGCCACATTTCCTTGTCTAGTGATTCAGAGGACGAGGAGACAGAAGAGAGTATGAGAAGCAAGATGAGAGGGAATCACTCTCCTCATTTGAAGCCACGGAAATTATTCAAGTCGTGTAAGACATATTCAGAGTCTCTTACATAGATAAGCACAGGAAAACCTTAACTACACATGCCTTAATCAGACAAGCTAATATGTGTTTCAACTTTGGCACAGGAAGTTtcttcatgtgtttttttttttagatcaggATTTTACTACATCCAAATCTAATCTAAGGTGATCTATCTGAATGTATTTTTTGGAACTATTTTGTTAAATTGACGTTGTTAAATTATATGTGATGTAAAAGAGATACACAGGAAGTCAAAATATTCCTTGCAGCACAGTCAaaacatctttgtttttttataactATATGATTTAGGATGTAGTGAGGATATTTAAGATATCAGTGGCATCTTTAAAAgatctggtaaaaaaaaactatgaaacatTCTTGAATCAGAATTTGACTCTAATGTTGTCCTTTCTAATATGTTAATGTTCCTGTTTGTTACCTACAGTTGAGGTGCCTGCTGTGGATGAGTTGAGCCAGGTGAAGTCTTCCTCTGGTCATTGGGAGGGTGAAGTAACAGATGGAGACGTGGACATTGATGAAGGTTTAGATTTGCCAGAAATTGCTGTAAACCCAAGAAACATGTGTCAGCAGTTGAGCTCGGAGCTCAAGAAGAAGTTCCAGGTTGGAAATGTGTCCAGACATACAACATAGTTAGAGAATAGTGCTGCACACTACATTGCATCTGTGCTGTGTTCACAATTTAAAGGAACACTTAATGTTGTGAGAAATCTAGTATGTGGTAAACATGTATTTGAGACAGCAGTGTGTACTGCTGTTGAATGATTACTTACAAAACTGCTACATAACCATATATGTTCATGTTCAGAAACGTTACAGCATGATGGAGCTTTACAACAAGCAGTCTTTGAAGACCGTCCAGCAACACGTCTCTtccattaatatgcaaattaccAAATGCAGGTCAGTTAGTTTGTCAGTGTGTAAATGAACTATAAGTCTGATCTTTTCGGTTAATATGCAACATTTGTTATCGCCAACCTTTAATTAATTTGATGGCCGATAGCACACTAACAGAGAAGTCCTGAAAGGCAAGTGAGAATCTATAgtgatcattttattttaacctaAATTATTTTCTCTTGTGTGTTCATAACTGGagaatatgaaaaagaaagatttgGCAGAATAATCTAttcaaaaaaaaatgtgtatctGGGCTTCTTCACACAGGGGTCCTTAGCAAATGTGAAATCTAGTTAGAAGTCAGTTTGCTGTGTTAATAAAtcctttttatgttttattggcTACAACCCTACAGTGGTCTTTCATGAGTGTGATAGGACACTGTAATCTTTGTTTGTATTTCCTTGTAGATTTCTACTTTTCTGGTTAATTGTCTGTCCTCTCTACAGGACTCAGAGGCTTAAACAGATTCAGAAGGTCCTCCTGGAGGAGATACACAAATTGGAGCAGGATGACACTGTGCTGAAAAACATGGATAATGACCTCACTGTAGGTTATTCTGACTCTGTCTGCCACATAGAGAAAATGCAGAAAGcgatattaaaa
This region of Maylandia zebra isolate NMK-2024a linkage group LG20, Mzebra_GT3a, whole genome shotgun sequence genomic DNA includes:
- the sycp2 gene encoding synaptonemal complex protein 2 isoform X1, which translates into the protein MAPAQNTQLEHIISEAVKSGDVRALDVFLQREIYEETPMKCSQQFLSKLDKLICRGLAQKDPKLASLGFASLYKCGKHLILPGGDQGLLGLIAQGLIKKMVEWFEKCRQVWIQCGLQWDENLINLSEDFLNALTVVHQACEEGTYKITESFLYPIGQLAVDPRIYVLIQKEAIRKFNLILDKIPVELKKDTKILMSQEASDIMIKLADHIMDVGDYDFQSSLMEALCRMATTDQRKELAYKWFRMSLVASAFAKIRDSEFETACRTFLNMVNGMQGDKRRVYSYPCLEAYLDSSELLMPSDEKLEEFWIDFNLGSHSISFYFSLADEEDSHWETICLNEHEVQSYTVKEEGKRQVLQIKLSEVVIVGAAEGSTLTIHFSSSLDILQAVQNVYGHSKNKGSSVVKATARSLMENNTQVVPESQVSLGESEKSTVNYVLPATAAPAQVVTPAKMKISEATAFFSSGGAGSVHRSFSLASNTPANGIGTEKSPLEVSTASKPAIKNKGDKYKKSIPLKDAVNMVLAEQGGEKSREENFVPDTQPQTGSNMASNWHKFSVSKMLMMPTQKTSSLPRSEPCSAMLRPQERSLSSKWSVSASSSVCQKQLHIQLSERLQQVLKERNKDSPPPEASDIRRDSNETNAEDQYVSSLCTSKPQHAQSNGRAKRKSKGQTSLETSAVLQTSTTKTLKEKKTLKSETESKRAQLDKEKRDSEAAGSMVKLISSRYKDNGQSKEKHTSEKLTQNWFPSLVNSRTIFNMSWLSTGKRETSRNPITSYSRTKTNSVRRRDDVFAFRTNTPLSSEKENINTCGIQSNGIHSSVLLSTTKKEQPMAKKKGHVKKHLFSDTDTENATTDLSWLRESATKSKPKVIKYSRQAPIKPRPVPHHASVESPDLVPTFPRAGLGNNKPTQKNGRMKRDLGQPKERVKLAAAPSRQHAATKRPKRVAAASTRSYKEPDTDDSQPEEPEDPPATKYSFSAKTVEVHATQKKKKKTDSTQQMENNINPCAKKPATSKKYFIDQQRKHEKTSERAAATYRRKRNNNQSDFKKPSVLKQRPENVPQETSKLKKTNAQEQMSSLKDSWVTCQTSFCPSPPLMEKMRSADRSVPTLDLTCSPLLTPRGSPLPASPKPSCQDTPSPVLLLPKPKVRSKEMCKSSFYTAEKNHGSSKTHSKQSVPSLTSLGGQIPAPPTELSAAKISTIEQHLSSAPHSPLSTRPLLTSTLLELDKPPLPSPALSPFPNDTISHGHCCSLSNVSSVSQISLSSSSINSSVLTRKVKDGPTVALALSVKAEMTPLSDQDSKLAQSHVSGPSRKRHISLSSDSEDEETEESMRSKMRGNHSPHLKPRKLFKSFEVPAVDELSQVKSSSGHWEGEVTDGDVDIDEGLDLPEIAVNPRNMCQQLSSELKKKFQKRYSMMELYNKQSLKTVQQHVSSINMQITKCRTQRLKQIQKVLLEEIHKLEQDDTVLKNMDNDLTMYWKKQMTAFHSYQKQEITRNELLKRALQSNMCNSLEYEERIFTSEMCTIRKDMKSVQDKFLSEMLEGELQRVKKGLHALFFP
- the sycp2 gene encoding synaptonemal complex protein 2 isoform X2, whose protein sequence is MAPAQNTQLEHIISEAVKSGDVRALDVFLQREIYEETPMKCSQQFLSKLDKLICRGLAQKDPKLASLGFASLYKCGKHLILPGGDQGLLGLIAQGLIKKMVEWFEKCRQVWIQCGLQWDENLINLSEDFLNALTVVHQACEEGTYKITESFLYPIGQLAVDPRIYVLIQKEAIRKFNLILDKIPVELKKDTKILMSQEASDIMIKLADHIMDVGDYDFQSSLMEALCRMATTDQRKELAYKWFRMSLVASAFAKIRDSEFETACRTFLNMVNGMQGDKRRVYSYPCLEAYLDSSELLMPSDEKLEEFWIDFNLGSHSISFYFSLADEEDSHWETICLNEHEVQSYTVKEEGKRQVLQIKLSEVVIVGAAEGSTLTIHFSSSLDILQAVQNVYGHSKNKGSSVVKATARSLMENNTQVVPESQVSLGESEKSTVNYVLPATAAPAQVVTPAKMKISEATAFFSSGGAGSVHRSFSLASNTPANGIGTEKSPLEVSTASKPAIKNKGDKYKKSIPLKDAVNMVLAEQGGEKSREENFVPDTQPQTGSNMASNWHKFSVSKMLMMPTQKTSSLPRSEPCSAMLRPQERSLSSKWSVSASSSVCQKQLHIQLSERLQQVLKERNKDSPPPEASDIRRDSNETNAEDQYVSSLCTSKPQHAQSNGRAKRKSKGQTSLETSAVLQTSTTKTLKEKKTLKSETESKRAQLDKEKRDSEAAGSMVKLISSRYKDNGQSKEKHTSEKLTQNWFPSLVNSRTIFNMSWLSTGKRETSRNPITSYSRTKTNSVRRRDDVFAFRTNTPLSSEKENINTCGIQSNGIHSSVLLSTTKKEQPMAKKKGHVKKHLFSDTDTENATTDLSWLRESATKSKPKVIKYSRQAPIKPRPVPHHASVESPDLVPTFPRAGLGNNKPTQKNGRMKRDLGQPKERVKLAAAPSRQHAATKRPKRVAAASTRSYKEPDTDDSQPEEPEDPPATKYSFSAKTVEVHATQKKKKKTDSTQQMENNINPCAKKPATSKKYFIDQQRKHEKTSERAAATYRRKRNNNQSDFKKPSVLKRPENVPQETSKLKKTNAQEQMSSLKDSWVTCQTSFCPSPPLMEKMRSADRSVPTLDLTCSPLLTPRGSPLPASPKPSCQDTPSPVLLLPKPKVRSKEMCKSSFYTAEKNHGSSKTHSKQSVPSLTSLGGQIPAPPTELSAAKISTIEQHLSSAPHSPLSTRPLLTSTLLELDKPPLPSPALSPFPNDTISHGHCCSLSNVSSVSQISLSSSSINSSVLTRKVKDGPTVALALSVKAEMTPLSDQDSKLAQSHVSGPSRKRHISLSSDSEDEETEESMRSKMRGNHSPHLKPRKLFKSFEVPAVDELSQVKSSSGHWEGEVTDGDVDIDEGLDLPEIAVNPRNMCQQLSSELKKKFQKRYSMMELYNKQSLKTVQQHVSSINMQITKCRTQRLKQIQKVLLEEIHKLEQDDTVLKNMDNDLTMYWKKQMTAFHSYQKQEITRNELLKRALQSNMCNSLEYEERIFTSEMCTIRKDMKSVQDKFLSEMLEGELQRVKKGLHALFFP